One Capricornis sumatraensis isolate serow.1 chromosome 8, serow.2, whole genome shotgun sequence genomic region harbors:
- the PPP1R27 gene encoding protein phosphatase 1 regulatory subunit 27 gives MPSRTARYARYSPRQRRRRLLADRSVHFPNDVLFLDHIRQGDLEQVGRFIRTRKVSLDTIYPSGLAALHEAVLSGNLECVKLLVKYGADIHQRDETGWTPLHIACSDGYPDIARYLISLGADREAANDDGDLPSDLIDPEFKDLVELFKGTKMD, from the exons ATGCCCAGCAGAACAGCCCGCTATGCCCGCTACAGCCCAAGGCAGCGGCGCCGGAGGCTCCTGGCTGATCGCAGCGTGCACTTCCCTAATGACGTCCTGTTCTTGGACCACATCCGCCAAGGCGACCTGGAGCAGGTGGGGCGCTTCATCCGGACTCGGAAGGTCTCCCTGGACACCATCTACCCCTCGG GCCTGGCTGCCCTTCATGAAGCGGTGCTTTCTGGAAACCTCGAGTGCGTGAAGCTGCTAGTCAAATACGGGGCAGACATTCATCAGCGAGACGAGACAGGCTGGACACCCCTGCACATCGCCTGCAGTGACGGATACCCTGATATAGCCAG GTACCTCATTTCCCTGGGGGCGGACAGAGAAGCGGCGAACGACGATGGAGATCTGCCTTCAGACCTCATTGACCCGGAATTCAAGGACTTGGTGGAGCTATTCAAAGGGACTAAGATGGActga